The following coding sequences are from one Canis lupus baileyi chromosome 19, mCanLup2.hap1, whole genome shotgun sequence window:
- the NEK4 gene encoding serine/threonine-protein kinase Nek4 isoform X10, translated as MPLAAYCYLRVVGRGSYGEVTLVRHRRDGRQYVIKKLNLRNASSRERRAAEQEAQLLSQLKHPNIVTYKESWEGGDGLLYIVMGFCEGGDLYRKLKERKGQLLPESQVVEWFVQIAMALQYLHEKHILHRDLKTQNVFLTRTNIIKVGDLGIARVLENNGDMANTLIGTPYYMSPELFSNKPYNYKSDVWALGCCVYEMATLKHAFNAKDMNSLVYRIIEGKLPPMPKDYSPELSELIRTMLSKRPEERPSVRSILRQPYIKHQISLFLEATKAKTSKSNIKSSDSKSKPVAPVVSGNAESSHKVVPLQPQSSEGSKTYVMGEDKCLSQEKPIVIDPLKTPASLKGHNCKPDVSDTSESLATISKVNIDILPAERRDSLSDGLVRENQPRHLDTSNELEGKCSISQVKEKLQDGTEPSAQPRNVIPAWFSNDVTGERSDPARPLQPLNKDQKPKDQDQVANECVTEKPDRTLSGLQPHSFGSEPSLSRQRRQKKREQPKHSGEERQEAPPRLLPSLPTAGKKDVTLTQKDAENQSRLVIGSAVSSLRSKEVSSSKDRPLSARERRRLKQSQEEMFPSGPSVRRSLSASGPGNSQEEGQPTPAPWSSDCSVAQERKLIRCLSEDELSSSTSSTDKSDGDSKERHREAET; from the exons ATGCCCCTGGCCGCCTACTGCTACCTGCGAGTCGTGGGCAGGGGCAGCTACGGGGAGGTGACGCTCGTGAGGCACCGGCGGGACGGCAGGCAG TATGTCATCAAAAAGCTGAACCTCCGAAATGCCTCCAGCCGAGAGCGGCGAGCTGCTGAACAGGAAGCTCAGCTTTTGTCTCAGTTGAAGCACCCTAATATTGTCACCTACAAGGAGTCGTGGGAGGGAGGGGACGGTCTGCTGTACATTGTCATGGGCTTCTGCGAAGGAGGTGATCTGTACCGAAAGCTCAAAGAACGGAAGGGGCAGCTTCTGCCTGAGAGTCAGGTGGTGGAATGGTTTGTTCAGATCGCCATGGCTCTGCAG taTTTACATGAAAAACATATCCTTCATCGAGATCTGAAAACTCAAAATGTCTTCCTAACAAGAACAAATATCATCAAAGTAGGTGACCTAGGAATTGCACGAGTGTTAGAGAACAATGGTGACATGGCTAACACTCTCATCGGCACACCCTACTACATGAGCCCTGAATTGTTTTCAAACAAACCTTACAACTATAAG tcGGATGTTTGGGCTCTGGGATGCTGTGTTTATGAAATGGCTACCCTGAAGCATGCTTTCAATGCAAAAGACATGAATTCTTTAGTTTATCGGATTATTGAAGGAAAG CTGCCACCAATGCCAAAAGATTATAGCCCAGAGCTATCAGAACTGATAAGAACAATGCTGAGCAAGAGGCCTGAAGAAAGACCCTCTGTGAGGAGCATCCTGAGGCAGCCTTACATAAAGCACCAAATCTCTTTGTTTTTGGAGGCCACAAAGGC AAAAACATCCAAAAGTAATATTAAAAGCAGTGACTCTAAATCGAAGCCTGTTGCCCCAGTGGTCTCTGGAAATGCTGAATCGAGTCATAAAGTAGTTCCCCTCCAGCCACAGTCTTCTGAGGGCTCCAAGACATATGTAAtg GGTGAAGACAAATGTTTGTCCCAGGAGAAACCCATAGTCATTGACCCCTTGAAGACACCAGCAAGCCTGAAAGGCCACAACTGCAAACCAGACGTGAGCGATACCTCAGAATCACTAGCCACAATCAGTAAAGTGAATATTGACATCCTACCTGCAGAAAGAAGGGATTCATTGAGTGATGGCTTAGTTCGGGAGAATCAGCCAAGACACTTAGACACCTCTAATGAGCTAGAAGGTAAATGCAGTATTTCTCAAGTGAAGGAGAAGCTGCAGGATGGCACTGAGCCCAGCGCTCAACCCAGAAACGTAATTCCCGCATGGTTCTCTAATGATGTCACTGGGGAAAGGAGTGACCCAGCGAGACCTCTGCAGCCCCTAAACAAAGACCAAAAGCCAAAAGACCAG gatcaagTTGCTAATGAATGTGTTACAGAAAAACCAGACAGAACCCTCTCAGGTTTACAGCCGCACAGCTTTGGCTCTGAGCCCTCCCTTTCTCGACAACGAcgacagaagaaaagagaacagcCTAAGcacagtggggaagagagacag gagGCTCCTCCTCGACTTTTACCTTCTCTTCCCACCGCTGGAAAAAAGGATGTCACATTAACACAAAAAGATGCTGAAAACCAAAGTAGATTGGTCATTGGGTCtgctgtgagctccttgaggagcAAGGAGGTGTCATCATCAAAG GACCGACCGTTATCAGCAAGAGAAAGGAGGCGACTAAAGCAGTCACAGGAAGAGATGTTTCCCTCAG GCCCTTCAGTGAGGAGATCTCTGAGTGCATCAGGCCCAGGGAATTCACAAGAAGAAGGccagcccacccctgccccgtGGTCTTCTGACTGCAGTGTTGCTCAG gaaaggaaactcaTCCGCTGTCTGTCTGAGGATGAATTAAGTTCTTCTACAAGTTCAACTGATAAATCAGATGGGGATTCCAAGGAACG acacagagaggcagagacatag
- the NEK4 gene encoding serine/threonine-protein kinase Nek4 isoform X6 has translation MPLAAYCYLRVVGRGSYGEVTLVRHRRDGRQYVIKKLNLRNASSRERRAAEQEAQLLSQLKHPNIVTYKESWEGGDGLLYIVMGFCEGGDLYRKLKERKGQLLPESQVVEWFVQIAMALQYLHEKHILHRDLKTQNVFLTRTNIIKVGDLGIARVLENNGDMANTLIGTPYYMSPELFSNKPYNYKSDVWALGCCVYEMATLKHAFNAKDMNSLVYRIIEGKLPPMPKDYSPELSELIRTMLSKRPEERPSVRSILRQPYIKHQISLFLEATKAKTSKSNIKSSDSKSKPVAPVVSGNAESSHKVVPLQPQSSEGSKTYVMGEDKCLSQEKPIVIDPLKTPASLKGHNCKPDVSDTSESLATISKVNIDILPAERRDSLSDGLVRENQPRHLDTSNELEGKCSISQVKEKLQDGTEPSAQPRNVIPAWFSNDVTGERSDPARPLQPLNKDQKPKDQDQVANECVTEKPDRTLSGLQPHSFGSEPSLSRQRRQKKREQPKHSGEERQEAPPRLLPSLPTAGKKDVTLTQKDAENQSRLVIGSAVSSLRSKEVSSSKDRPLSARERRRLKQSQEEMFPSGPSVRRSLSASGPGNSQEEGQPTPAPWSSDCSVAQERKLIRCLSEDELSSSTSSTDKSDGDSKERKCHTNEMSDLVQLMTQTLKLESKESCEDLLVPDPVSEFKLHRKYRDTLILHGKVVEEAEDLHFKQLPSAVMPGSEKIRRIVEVLRADVIQGLGIQLLEQVYDLLEEEDELQREVLCQELGI, from the exons ATGCCCCTGGCCGCCTACTGCTACCTGCGAGTCGTGGGCAGGGGCAGCTACGGGGAGGTGACGCTCGTGAGGCACCGGCGGGACGGCAGGCAG TATGTCATCAAAAAGCTGAACCTCCGAAATGCCTCCAGCCGAGAGCGGCGAGCTGCTGAACAGGAAGCTCAGCTTTTGTCTCAGTTGAAGCACCCTAATATTGTCACCTACAAGGAGTCGTGGGAGGGAGGGGACGGTCTGCTGTACATTGTCATGGGCTTCTGCGAAGGAGGTGATCTGTACCGAAAGCTCAAAGAACGGAAGGGGCAGCTTCTGCCTGAGAGTCAGGTGGTGGAATGGTTTGTTCAGATCGCCATGGCTCTGCAG taTTTACATGAAAAACATATCCTTCATCGAGATCTGAAAACTCAAAATGTCTTCCTAACAAGAACAAATATCATCAAAGTAGGTGACCTAGGAATTGCACGAGTGTTAGAGAACAATGGTGACATGGCTAACACTCTCATCGGCACACCCTACTACATGAGCCCTGAATTGTTTTCAAACAAACCTTACAACTATAAG tcGGATGTTTGGGCTCTGGGATGCTGTGTTTATGAAATGGCTACCCTGAAGCATGCTTTCAATGCAAAAGACATGAATTCTTTAGTTTATCGGATTATTGAAGGAAAG CTGCCACCAATGCCAAAAGATTATAGCCCAGAGCTATCAGAACTGATAAGAACAATGCTGAGCAAGAGGCCTGAAGAAAGACCCTCTGTGAGGAGCATCCTGAGGCAGCCTTACATAAAGCACCAAATCTCTTTGTTTTTGGAGGCCACAAAGGC AAAAACATCCAAAAGTAATATTAAAAGCAGTGACTCTAAATCGAAGCCTGTTGCCCCAGTGGTCTCTGGAAATGCTGAATCGAGTCATAAAGTAGTTCCCCTCCAGCCACAGTCTTCTGAGGGCTCCAAGACATATGTAAtg GGTGAAGACAAATGTTTGTCCCAGGAGAAACCCATAGTCATTGACCCCTTGAAGACACCAGCAAGCCTGAAAGGCCACAACTGCAAACCAGACGTGAGCGATACCTCAGAATCACTAGCCACAATCAGTAAAGTGAATATTGACATCCTACCTGCAGAAAGAAGGGATTCATTGAGTGATGGCTTAGTTCGGGAGAATCAGCCAAGACACTTAGACACCTCTAATGAGCTAGAAGGTAAATGCAGTATTTCTCAAGTGAAGGAGAAGCTGCAGGATGGCACTGAGCCCAGCGCTCAACCCAGAAACGTAATTCCCGCATGGTTCTCTAATGATGTCACTGGGGAAAGGAGTGACCCAGCGAGACCTCTGCAGCCCCTAAACAAAGACCAAAAGCCAAAAGACCAG gatcaagTTGCTAATGAATGTGTTACAGAAAAACCAGACAGAACCCTCTCAGGTTTACAGCCGCACAGCTTTGGCTCTGAGCCCTCCCTTTCTCGACAACGAcgacagaagaaaagagaacagcCTAAGcacagtggggaagagagacag gagGCTCCTCCTCGACTTTTACCTTCTCTTCCCACCGCTGGAAAAAAGGATGTCACATTAACACAAAAAGATGCTGAAAACCAAAGTAGATTGGTCATTGGGTCtgctgtgagctccttgaggagcAAGGAGGTGTCATCATCAAAG GACCGACCGTTATCAGCAAGAGAAAGGAGGCGACTAAAGCAGTCACAGGAAGAGATGTTTCCCTCAG GCCCTTCAGTGAGGAGATCTCTGAGTGCATCAGGCCCAGGGAATTCACAAGAAGAAGGccagcccacccctgccccgtGGTCTTCTGACTGCAGTGTTGCTCAG gaaaggaaactcaTCCGCTGTCTGTCTGAGGATGAATTAAGTTCTTCTACAAGTTCAACTGATAAATCAGATGGGGATTCCAAGGAACG gaaatGTCATACAAATGAAATGAGTGACTTGGTGCAGTTGATGACTCAGACCCTAAAACTGGAATCTAAAGAGAGCTGTGAAGATCTCCTGGTTCCAGATCCAGTGTCAGAATTTAAGCTTCATCGGAAGTACCGGGATACGCTGATACTTCATGGAAAAGTTGTGGAAGAAGCTGAGGACCTTCATTTTAAACAACTACCTTCCG CTGTCATGCCAGGTTCTGAAAAGATCAGAAGAATAGTTGAAGTCTTGAGAGCTGATGTAATCCAGGGCCTGGGAATTCAGCTTTTAGAACAAGTGTATGATCTTTTGGAAGAAGAGGATGAATTGCAGAGAGAG
- the NEK4 gene encoding serine/threonine-protein kinase Nek4 isoform X1, which translates to MPLAAYCYLRVVGRGSYGEVTLVRHRRDGRQYVIKKLNLRNASSRERRAAEQEAQLLSQLKHPNIVTYKESWEGGDGLLYIVMGFCEGGDLYRKLKERKGQLLPESQVVEWFVQIAMALQYLHEKHILHRDLKTQNVFLTRTNIIKVGDLGIARVLENNGDMANTLIGTPYYMSPELFSNKPYNYKSDVWALGCCVYEMATLKHAFNAKDMNSLVYRIIEGKLPPMPKDYSPELSELIRTMLSKRPEERPSVRSILRQPYIKHQISLFLEATKAKTSKSNIKSSDSKSKPVAPVVSGNAESSHKVVPLQPQSSEGSKTYVMGEDKCLSQEKPIVIDPLKTPASLKGHNCKPDVSDTSESLATISKVNIDILPAERRDSLSDGLVRENQPRHLDTSNELEGKCSISQVKEKLQDGTEPSAQPRNVIPAWFSNDVTGERSDPARPLQPLNKDQKPKDQDQVANECVTEKPDRTLSGLQPHSFGSEPSLSRQRRQKKREQPKHSGEERQEAPPRLLPSLPTAGKKDVTLTQKDAENQSRLVIGSAVSSLRSKEVSSSKDRPLSARERRRLKQSQEEMFPSGPSVRRSLSASGPGNSQEEGQPTPAPWSSDCSVAQERKLIRCLSEDELSSSTSSTDKSDGDSKERKCHTNEMSDLVQLMTQTLKLESKESCEDLLVPDPVSEFKLHRKYRDTLILHGKVVEEAEDLHFKQLPSAVMPGSEKIRRIVEVLRADVIQGLGIQLLEQVYDLLEEEDELQRETFSFSCVPGAMSGAGDIVTKIMKRWSKVFINQKPAELEVNYKENKIYTQLC; encoded by the exons ATGCCCCTGGCCGCCTACTGCTACCTGCGAGTCGTGGGCAGGGGCAGCTACGGGGAGGTGACGCTCGTGAGGCACCGGCGGGACGGCAGGCAG TATGTCATCAAAAAGCTGAACCTCCGAAATGCCTCCAGCCGAGAGCGGCGAGCTGCTGAACAGGAAGCTCAGCTTTTGTCTCAGTTGAAGCACCCTAATATTGTCACCTACAAGGAGTCGTGGGAGGGAGGGGACGGTCTGCTGTACATTGTCATGGGCTTCTGCGAAGGAGGTGATCTGTACCGAAAGCTCAAAGAACGGAAGGGGCAGCTTCTGCCTGAGAGTCAGGTGGTGGAATGGTTTGTTCAGATCGCCATGGCTCTGCAG taTTTACATGAAAAACATATCCTTCATCGAGATCTGAAAACTCAAAATGTCTTCCTAACAAGAACAAATATCATCAAAGTAGGTGACCTAGGAATTGCACGAGTGTTAGAGAACAATGGTGACATGGCTAACACTCTCATCGGCACACCCTACTACATGAGCCCTGAATTGTTTTCAAACAAACCTTACAACTATAAG tcGGATGTTTGGGCTCTGGGATGCTGTGTTTATGAAATGGCTACCCTGAAGCATGCTTTCAATGCAAAAGACATGAATTCTTTAGTTTATCGGATTATTGAAGGAAAG CTGCCACCAATGCCAAAAGATTATAGCCCAGAGCTATCAGAACTGATAAGAACAATGCTGAGCAAGAGGCCTGAAGAAAGACCCTCTGTGAGGAGCATCCTGAGGCAGCCTTACATAAAGCACCAAATCTCTTTGTTTTTGGAGGCCACAAAGGC AAAAACATCCAAAAGTAATATTAAAAGCAGTGACTCTAAATCGAAGCCTGTTGCCCCAGTGGTCTCTGGAAATGCTGAATCGAGTCATAAAGTAGTTCCCCTCCAGCCACAGTCTTCTGAGGGCTCCAAGACATATGTAAtg GGTGAAGACAAATGTTTGTCCCAGGAGAAACCCATAGTCATTGACCCCTTGAAGACACCAGCAAGCCTGAAAGGCCACAACTGCAAACCAGACGTGAGCGATACCTCAGAATCACTAGCCACAATCAGTAAAGTGAATATTGACATCCTACCTGCAGAAAGAAGGGATTCATTGAGTGATGGCTTAGTTCGGGAGAATCAGCCAAGACACTTAGACACCTCTAATGAGCTAGAAGGTAAATGCAGTATTTCTCAAGTGAAGGAGAAGCTGCAGGATGGCACTGAGCCCAGCGCTCAACCCAGAAACGTAATTCCCGCATGGTTCTCTAATGATGTCACTGGGGAAAGGAGTGACCCAGCGAGACCTCTGCAGCCCCTAAACAAAGACCAAAAGCCAAAAGACCAG gatcaagTTGCTAATGAATGTGTTACAGAAAAACCAGACAGAACCCTCTCAGGTTTACAGCCGCACAGCTTTGGCTCTGAGCCCTCCCTTTCTCGACAACGAcgacagaagaaaagagaacagcCTAAGcacagtggggaagagagacag gagGCTCCTCCTCGACTTTTACCTTCTCTTCCCACCGCTGGAAAAAAGGATGTCACATTAACACAAAAAGATGCTGAAAACCAAAGTAGATTGGTCATTGGGTCtgctgtgagctccttgaggagcAAGGAGGTGTCATCATCAAAG GACCGACCGTTATCAGCAAGAGAAAGGAGGCGACTAAAGCAGTCACAGGAAGAGATGTTTCCCTCAG GCCCTTCAGTGAGGAGATCTCTGAGTGCATCAGGCCCAGGGAATTCACAAGAAGAAGGccagcccacccctgccccgtGGTCTTCTGACTGCAGTGTTGCTCAG gaaaggaaactcaTCCGCTGTCTGTCTGAGGATGAATTAAGTTCTTCTACAAGTTCAACTGATAAATCAGATGGGGATTCCAAGGAACG gaaatGTCATACAAATGAAATGAGTGACTTGGTGCAGTTGATGACTCAGACCCTAAAACTGGAATCTAAAGAGAGCTGTGAAGATCTCCTGGTTCCAGATCCAGTGTCAGAATTTAAGCTTCATCGGAAGTACCGGGATACGCTGATACTTCATGGAAAAGTTGTGGAAGAAGCTGAGGACCTTCATTTTAAACAACTACCTTCCG CTGTCATGCCAGGTTCTGAAAAGATCAGAAGAATAGTTGAAGTCTTGAGAGCTGATGTAATCCAGGGCCTGGGAATTCAGCTTTTAGAACAAGTGTATGATCTTTTGGAAGAAGAGGATGAATTGCAGAGAGAG
- the NEK4 gene encoding serine/threonine-protein kinase Nek4 isoform X3 — protein sequence MPLAAYCYLRVVGRGSYGEVTLVRHRRDGRQYVIKKLNLRNASSRERRAAEQEAQLLSQLKHPNIVTYKESWEGGDGLLYIVMGFCEGGDLYRKLKERKGQLLPESQVVEWFVQIAMALQYLHEKHILHRDLKTQNVFLTRTNIIKVGDLGIARVLENNGDMANTLIGTPYYMSPELFSNKPYNYKSDVWALGCCVYEMATLKHAFNAKDMNSLVYRIIEGKLPPMPKDYSPELSELIRTMLSKRPEERPSVRSILRQPYIKHQISLFLEATKAKTSKSNIKSSDSKSKPVAPVVSGNAESSHKVVPLQPQSSEGSKTYVMGEDKCLSQEKPIVIDPLKTPASLKGHNCKPDVSDTSESLATISKVNIDILPAERRDSLSDGLVRENQPRHLDTSNELEGKCSISQVKEKLQDGTEPSAQPRNVIPAWFSNDVTGERSDPARPLQPLNKDQKPKDQDQVANECVTEKPDRTLSGLQPHSFGSEPSLSRQRRQKKREQPKHSGEERQEAPPRLLPSLPTAGKKDVTLTQKDAENQSRLVIGSAVSSLRSKEVSSSKDRPLSARERRRLKQSQEEMFPSGPSVRRSLSASGPGNSQEEGQPTPAPWSSDCSVAQERKLIRCLSEDELSSSTSSTDKSDGDSKERKCHTNEMSDLVQLMTQTLKLESKESCEDLLVPDPVSEFKLHRKYRDTLILHGKVVEEAEDLHFKQLPSAVMPGSEKIRRIVEVLRADVIQGLGIQLLEQVYDLLEEEDELQRETKIMKRWSKVFINQKPAELEVNYKENKIYTQLC from the exons ATGCCCCTGGCCGCCTACTGCTACCTGCGAGTCGTGGGCAGGGGCAGCTACGGGGAGGTGACGCTCGTGAGGCACCGGCGGGACGGCAGGCAG TATGTCATCAAAAAGCTGAACCTCCGAAATGCCTCCAGCCGAGAGCGGCGAGCTGCTGAACAGGAAGCTCAGCTTTTGTCTCAGTTGAAGCACCCTAATATTGTCACCTACAAGGAGTCGTGGGAGGGAGGGGACGGTCTGCTGTACATTGTCATGGGCTTCTGCGAAGGAGGTGATCTGTACCGAAAGCTCAAAGAACGGAAGGGGCAGCTTCTGCCTGAGAGTCAGGTGGTGGAATGGTTTGTTCAGATCGCCATGGCTCTGCAG taTTTACATGAAAAACATATCCTTCATCGAGATCTGAAAACTCAAAATGTCTTCCTAACAAGAACAAATATCATCAAAGTAGGTGACCTAGGAATTGCACGAGTGTTAGAGAACAATGGTGACATGGCTAACACTCTCATCGGCACACCCTACTACATGAGCCCTGAATTGTTTTCAAACAAACCTTACAACTATAAG tcGGATGTTTGGGCTCTGGGATGCTGTGTTTATGAAATGGCTACCCTGAAGCATGCTTTCAATGCAAAAGACATGAATTCTTTAGTTTATCGGATTATTGAAGGAAAG CTGCCACCAATGCCAAAAGATTATAGCCCAGAGCTATCAGAACTGATAAGAACAATGCTGAGCAAGAGGCCTGAAGAAAGACCCTCTGTGAGGAGCATCCTGAGGCAGCCTTACATAAAGCACCAAATCTCTTTGTTTTTGGAGGCCACAAAGGC AAAAACATCCAAAAGTAATATTAAAAGCAGTGACTCTAAATCGAAGCCTGTTGCCCCAGTGGTCTCTGGAAATGCTGAATCGAGTCATAAAGTAGTTCCCCTCCAGCCACAGTCTTCTGAGGGCTCCAAGACATATGTAAtg GGTGAAGACAAATGTTTGTCCCAGGAGAAACCCATAGTCATTGACCCCTTGAAGACACCAGCAAGCCTGAAAGGCCACAACTGCAAACCAGACGTGAGCGATACCTCAGAATCACTAGCCACAATCAGTAAAGTGAATATTGACATCCTACCTGCAGAAAGAAGGGATTCATTGAGTGATGGCTTAGTTCGGGAGAATCAGCCAAGACACTTAGACACCTCTAATGAGCTAGAAGGTAAATGCAGTATTTCTCAAGTGAAGGAGAAGCTGCAGGATGGCACTGAGCCCAGCGCTCAACCCAGAAACGTAATTCCCGCATGGTTCTCTAATGATGTCACTGGGGAAAGGAGTGACCCAGCGAGACCTCTGCAGCCCCTAAACAAAGACCAAAAGCCAAAAGACCAG gatcaagTTGCTAATGAATGTGTTACAGAAAAACCAGACAGAACCCTCTCAGGTTTACAGCCGCACAGCTTTGGCTCTGAGCCCTCCCTTTCTCGACAACGAcgacagaagaaaagagaacagcCTAAGcacagtggggaagagagacag gagGCTCCTCCTCGACTTTTACCTTCTCTTCCCACCGCTGGAAAAAAGGATGTCACATTAACACAAAAAGATGCTGAAAACCAAAGTAGATTGGTCATTGGGTCtgctgtgagctccttgaggagcAAGGAGGTGTCATCATCAAAG GACCGACCGTTATCAGCAAGAGAAAGGAGGCGACTAAAGCAGTCACAGGAAGAGATGTTTCCCTCAG GCCCTTCAGTGAGGAGATCTCTGAGTGCATCAGGCCCAGGGAATTCACAAGAAGAAGGccagcccacccctgccccgtGGTCTTCTGACTGCAGTGTTGCTCAG gaaaggaaactcaTCCGCTGTCTGTCTGAGGATGAATTAAGTTCTTCTACAAGTTCAACTGATAAATCAGATGGGGATTCCAAGGAACG gaaatGTCATACAAATGAAATGAGTGACTTGGTGCAGTTGATGACTCAGACCCTAAAACTGGAATCTAAAGAGAGCTGTGAAGATCTCCTGGTTCCAGATCCAGTGTCAGAATTTAAGCTTCATCGGAAGTACCGGGATACGCTGATACTTCATGGAAAAGTTGTGGAAGAAGCTGAGGACCTTCATTTTAAACAACTACCTTCCG CTGTCATGCCAGGTTCTGAAAAGATCAGAAGAATAGTTGAAGTCTTGAGAGCTGATGTAATCCAGGGCCTGGGAATTCAGCTTTTAGAACAAGTGTATGATCTTTTGGAAGAAGAGGATGAATTGCAGAGAGAG
- the NEK4 gene encoding serine/threonine-protein kinase Nek4 isoform X12 yields the protein MPLAAYCYLRVVGRGSYGEVTLVRHRRDGRQYLHEKHILHRDLKTQNVFLTRTNIIKVGDLGIARVLENNGDMANTLIGTPYYMSPELFSNKPYNYKSDVWALGCCVYEMATLKHAFNAKDMNSLVYRIIEGKLPPMPKDYSPELSELIRTMLSKRPEERPSVRSILRQPYIKHQISLFLEATKAKTSKSNIKSSDSKSKPVAPVVSGNAESSHKVVPLQPQSSEGSKTYVMGEDKCLSQEKPIVIDPLKTPASLKGHNCKPDVSDTSESLATISKVNIDILPAERRDSLSDGLVRENQPRHLDTSNELEGKCSISQVKEKLQDGTEPSAQPRNVIPAWFSNDVTGERSDPARPLQPLNKDQKPKDQDQVANECVTEKPDRTLSGLQPHSFGSEPSLSRQRRQKKREQPKHSGEERQEAPPRLLPSLPTAGKKDVTLTQKDAENQSRLVIGSAVSSLRSKEVSSSKDRPLSARERRRLKQSQEEMFPSGPSVRRSLSASGPGNSQEEGQPTPAPWSSDCSVAQERKLIRCLSEDELSSSTSSTDKSDGDSKERKCHTNEMSDLVQLMTQTLKLESKESCEDLLVPDPVSEFKLHRKYRDTLILHGKVVEEAEDLHFKQLPSAVMPGSEKIRRIVEVLRADVIQGLGIQLLEQVYDLLEEEDELQREVRLQEHMGEKYTTYSVKARQLKFFEENVNF from the exons ATGCCCCTGGCCGCCTACTGCTACCTGCGAGTCGTGGGCAGGGGCAGCTACGGGGAGGTGACGCTCGTGAGGCACCGGCGGGACGGCAGGCAG taTTTACATGAAAAACATATCCTTCATCGAGATCTGAAAACTCAAAATGTCTTCCTAACAAGAACAAATATCATCAAAGTAGGTGACCTAGGAATTGCACGAGTGTTAGAGAACAATGGTGACATGGCTAACACTCTCATCGGCACACCCTACTACATGAGCCCTGAATTGTTTTCAAACAAACCTTACAACTATAAG tcGGATGTTTGGGCTCTGGGATGCTGTGTTTATGAAATGGCTACCCTGAAGCATGCTTTCAATGCAAAAGACATGAATTCTTTAGTTTATCGGATTATTGAAGGAAAG CTGCCACCAATGCCAAAAGATTATAGCCCAGAGCTATCAGAACTGATAAGAACAATGCTGAGCAAGAGGCCTGAAGAAAGACCCTCTGTGAGGAGCATCCTGAGGCAGCCTTACATAAAGCACCAAATCTCTTTGTTTTTGGAGGCCACAAAGGC AAAAACATCCAAAAGTAATATTAAAAGCAGTGACTCTAAATCGAAGCCTGTTGCCCCAGTGGTCTCTGGAAATGCTGAATCGAGTCATAAAGTAGTTCCCCTCCAGCCACAGTCTTCTGAGGGCTCCAAGACATATGTAAtg GGTGAAGACAAATGTTTGTCCCAGGAGAAACCCATAGTCATTGACCCCTTGAAGACACCAGCAAGCCTGAAAGGCCACAACTGCAAACCAGACGTGAGCGATACCTCAGAATCACTAGCCACAATCAGTAAAGTGAATATTGACATCCTACCTGCAGAAAGAAGGGATTCATTGAGTGATGGCTTAGTTCGGGAGAATCAGCCAAGACACTTAGACACCTCTAATGAGCTAGAAGGTAAATGCAGTATTTCTCAAGTGAAGGAGAAGCTGCAGGATGGCACTGAGCCCAGCGCTCAACCCAGAAACGTAATTCCCGCATGGTTCTCTAATGATGTCACTGGGGAAAGGAGTGACCCAGCGAGACCTCTGCAGCCCCTAAACAAAGACCAAAAGCCAAAAGACCAG gatcaagTTGCTAATGAATGTGTTACAGAAAAACCAGACAGAACCCTCTCAGGTTTACAGCCGCACAGCTTTGGCTCTGAGCCCTCCCTTTCTCGACAACGAcgacagaagaaaagagaacagcCTAAGcacagtggggaagagagacag gagGCTCCTCCTCGACTTTTACCTTCTCTTCCCACCGCTGGAAAAAAGGATGTCACATTAACACAAAAAGATGCTGAAAACCAAAGTAGATTGGTCATTGGGTCtgctgtgagctccttgaggagcAAGGAGGTGTCATCATCAAAG GACCGACCGTTATCAGCAAGAGAAAGGAGGCGACTAAAGCAGTCACAGGAAGAGATGTTTCCCTCAG GCCCTTCAGTGAGGAGATCTCTGAGTGCATCAGGCCCAGGGAATTCACAAGAAGAAGGccagcccacccctgccccgtGGTCTTCTGACTGCAGTGTTGCTCAG gaaaggaaactcaTCCGCTGTCTGTCTGAGGATGAATTAAGTTCTTCTACAAGTTCAACTGATAAATCAGATGGGGATTCCAAGGAACG gaaatGTCATACAAATGAAATGAGTGACTTGGTGCAGTTGATGACTCAGACCCTAAAACTGGAATCTAAAGAGAGCTGTGAAGATCTCCTGGTTCCAGATCCAGTGTCAGAATTTAAGCTTCATCGGAAGTACCGGGATACGCTGATACTTCATGGAAAAGTTGTGGAAGAAGCTGAGGACCTTCATTTTAAACAACTACCTTCCG CTGTCATGCCAGGTTCTGAAAAGATCAGAAGAATAGTTGAAGTCTTGAGAGCTGATGTAATCCAGGGCCTGGGAATTCAGCTTTTAGAACAAGTGTATGATCTTTTGGAAGAAGAGGATGAATTGCAGAGAGAG